A DNA window from Myxococcota bacterium contains the following coding sequences:
- a CDS encoding acyl-CoA dehydrogenase has product MAIDFSLPADIVELRTRIREFIDKDVEPAAAVLEKTDDRAKWGPEIIRLRKLAREKGLWLP; this is encoded by the coding sequence ATGGCGATCGACTTCAGCCTGCCGGCCGACATCGTCGAGCTGCGCACCCGGATCCGCGAGTTCATCGACAAAGACGTGGAGCCGGCGGCGGCCGTGCTCGAGAAGACCGACGACCGCGCGAAGTGGGGGCCCGAGATCATCCGCCTGCGCAAGCTGGCCCGCGAGAAGGGGCTGTGGCTGCC